One stretch of Deinococcus hopiensis KR-140 DNA includes these proteins:
- a CDS encoding vWA domain-containing protein produces MLDARMQLHREFLLAHAPGQKLFVTLHVSPDEQAVRARPNLSVVFVVDTSGSMREVVTEVTEHTGQTTFVDGQRYEVVRGGKNKLELVTEALRGIITSDLIHPEDRLALVKFDDLAEVLVPFTAAANRAQLLKATDKLDWYSGGTQMGAGMKAGVGVLETESGSRRMVLLTDGQAFDSVVVQEQAGVLSGMQVSVTTIGVGDDVNTELLTEITDRTQGQPIDVVPDNQNPQPPAVRASDLPAALLGDLKQAASEVITNVALTVRAVKDVVLERVTRVQPTQTEVTKTDGPLQLGNVEAGTGATYVLEFTLPERPAARMRLAQLGLTYEVPGASYRGELPPLDVVVEFTGDETMAARVDPEVMQWVQQRNVESLVAQATREAQSNPEQAARTLEQARSMTQRLGNGAMTQVLDRAIGELGSSKTISLGTAKTMRLGAKTQTLKAGSGEGGLPTDEEIRKMTGA; encoded by the coding sequence ATGCTCGATGCCAGAATGCAGCTTCACCGCGAGTTCCTGTTGGCACACGCTCCAGGTCAGAAATTGTTCGTGACGCTTCACGTCTCGCCGGATGAGCAGGCCGTGCGGGCCCGGCCCAACCTGTCGGTGGTGTTTGTGGTGGACACCTCCGGTTCCATGCGCGAAGTGGTCACCGAGGTGACGGAACATACCGGGCAGACGACCTTTGTCGATGGTCAGCGTTACGAGGTCGTGCGGGGTGGCAAAAACAAGCTGGAACTGGTGACTGAAGCGCTGCGGGGCATCATCACTTCGGACCTCATTCATCCGGAAGACCGCCTGGCGCTGGTAAAGTTCGATGATCTCGCTGAAGTCCTCGTTCCCTTCACCGCCGCGGCGAACCGGGCGCAGCTGCTCAAGGCCACCGATAAGCTGGACTGGTATTCCGGTGGGACCCAGATGGGCGCAGGCATGAAAGCCGGGGTGGGGGTGCTGGAAACCGAATCGGGCAGCCGCCGGATGGTCCTGCTGACCGATGGCCAAGCCTTTGATTCGGTGGTGGTGCAGGAGCAGGCGGGCGTGCTCTCCGGAATGCAGGTGTCTGTCACCACCATCGGCGTGGGCGACGACGTCAATACCGAGTTGCTCACCGAGATTACCGACCGCACGCAGGGCCAACCGATTGACGTGGTGCCGGACAACCAGAACCCCCAACCCCCCGCCGTACGGGCCTCCGATCTGCCCGCCGCGTTGCTGGGGGATCTCAAGCAGGCGGCCAGCGAAGTGATCACCAATGTGGCCCTGACGGTGCGGGCCGTCAAGGACGTGGTGCTGGAGCGCGTGACCCGCGTGCAGCCCACCCAGACGGAAGTGACCAAAACGGACGGTCCGCTGCAACTCGGCAACGTGGAAGCCGGAACGGGGGCGACCTACGTTCTGGAATTCACGCTGCCAGAGCGTCCCGCCGCCCGGATGCGGCTGGCCCAGCTGGGCCTGACCTACGAGGTCCCCGGCGCGAGTTACCGGGGCGAGTTGCCGCCGCTCGACGTGGTGGTGGAATTTACCGGTGACGAGACGATGGCGGCGCGGGTCGACCCGGAAGTGATGCAGTGGGTGCAGCAACGCAACGTAGAAAGTCTGGTCGCGCAGGCGACCCGGGAAGCGCAGAGCAATCCCGAACAGGCAGCCAGGACGCTGGAACAAGCCCGGAGCATGACCCAGCGTCTGGGAAACGGCGCGATGACCCAGGTGCTCGACCGCGCCATAGGTGAACTGGGCAGCAGTAAGACCATCAGCCTC